In Acidobacteriota bacterium, the sequence CCAGTGCGCGAAATGGGGCTCCCCGACCCTAACCGACGCCGGCGGCGTCTACAATGGAAGGGTCGCTGCCCATATGCCGATGAGCTTCTTACCACTCGTCGCTCGGACACCCATTCGTTGGTGCGTGTCCTTCGCCCTGGCTGCCCTGGTTGCCGTCGCTCCTCCGGCGACGGCGGTCGCCTTAGGGGACAACGGCGCCGCACGCGGGTCGTCCGCCTCCCTGCCGGAGCGCGAGCCGTTTCTGGCGAAGGTTCGTGAGAACCTGCTGCGCGACCGCACGGTCGAGAGCCAGTACACCTACCTCGAGACGCGACGCAAGCTGGAAACCGACCACAGTGGACGCCGCGTGCTGAAGGAAGAGCGTGTCCACGAGGTCTATCCCGGCACCGGCCCGCGCGACTACTACCGGCGCCTCGTCGCCGTCGACGGGCGCCCCGTGCCCGCCGACGAACTCGACAAGCAGGACCGCAAGCGGCGCGAAGAGATCCAGAAGGCCCGGCGCGAGCTGGCGTCCGAGTCCCCTGCGACCCGTGCCCGTCGCGAGCGGAAGGAGGCCGACGAGCGGCGCAAGGATCAGGAGGAGCTCGACGACGCCTTGAGCATGATCGAGGTCACGATCGCCGGGCGGACGACGGTCGACGGCCGCTCGATGATCGTGCTCGACCTGCGCCCGAAGGACGACCCGCCGCGACCGAGGACCCGGATGGGGCGGATCATGCGCAATTTCACCGGCCAGGCCCTGATCAGCGAAGCCGACCACGAGCTCGTCCGGGTCGAGCTCGAGGCCCTCGACACGATTTCGATCGGCTGGGGGGTCATCGCGCGCATCCACAAGGGCAGCCGGGCCAGTTTCGAGCGCAAGCTCGTCAACGGCGAGGTGTGGCTGCCCGCGACCGCCCACGTTCAGGCCACGGGGCGAGCCGCGCTCGTCAAGGGCATTCGCGTCGACACCGAGACGGTCTACTCCGACTATCGCAAGTTCACGGCCGACGCGCAGATCACGTCGATCGGCTCGCCGAGGCCGTAGGACAGGTCGGGCTTGGCCCCAGGGTCGCCGCGCCCCGTGTGCACACTCGCCGCCAGGGTTTTCCAGGCGGCGATCCGGTGGCGGGGGCACACGGTGGCACACGGTCGTTGACCATCACGCAGTATGGCCATACCATGGGCTTCATGGCCGCCACGGTCGTGCGAACGACCTACGCACTCGACGCAGACACGGTCCGCCGCCTTGAAGGACTGGCCCGAGAGTGGAACGTCTCGAAGTCGGAGGCGCTGCGTCGCGCCATTCGCGCAGCGACGGCATCACCCGCCCCTGATGAGCGCGTGCGCGCGCTCGATGAGCTGCAGGCGTCAATGCGTCTGACACGAGAAAGTGCCCAGGCGTGGGTTCGTGCGGTGGGCGCGGAGCGACGCCGGAGCACGAACCGCCGCGTCGCCAGGCGATGAGCGTCGTGCCGACGGCCGGGACCGACGCGCCACGACGCCCGGTGCGGGACAGCGCGACGTCTCCCGTGCATCTCGATACGAGCTTTCTCATCAACGCGCTCGTTGTAGACACGTGGGAAAGCCGACGGCTTCGTCGGTGGCTGCAGCAGGACACGAGGATCGCTGTGAGCGCCGTGGCCTGGGCGGAGTTCCTGTGCGGACCGGTTTCGGCGGAGGACCGGCAACGCGCGAGGACCGTGGTGGGCATGCCACTTCCGCTCGTCGAGGCGGAGGCCGCGCGGGCGGCGGAGCTGTTCAACATGGGTGGACGGCGACGAGGCACCCTGCCGGACGCCCTGATTGCGGCCGCCGCGTTGGCGGCTGGAGCTGCGCTCGCCACGAGCAACGCCGCGGACTTCGGGCGATTCGAGCGCGAGGGCCTCACGGTCATCGCCGAGTGAGGTCCGCCGGCCCCCTTCGGCAGCAGACGGCGGGCCGGAGACCTGTGCGCTGCGCACGACGGTCACGAAGACGCCGCGTACGACAGGCGTGGTGCCCGTTCGGTGTCAGGGCAGCGATCGACGCCCTGGACGCGAGGCCTGACCGGCGCGCCCTTGAACTGAGAAGGCCCGACGGCGGATGATGAGCCGAGATGACTCTGTCTCGACGCTCGTTGCTCACCTCTCTTCCCGCTGCGACCCTTGCCGCCGCCGCCGCGCCTCTCATCGCCAGCGGCCTCCCGGCCGCGTCCACGCACCAGACCGATAACCGTTCCACGCGCCTCGTCCGACCCCCACGCCTGCGGCCTGGTGACGTCGTGGGCCTCGTGGATCCGGCGAGCGCCACGTGGGAGCCCGTCGACGCCGAGATCGCCGTCGAGTCGCTTGCCGCGCTGGGCCTGAAGGCGAAGCGGGGCGAGCATCTGCTCGATCGCCGCGGGTATTTCGCGGGCCCTGACGAGAACCGCGCGAAGGACCTCAATCGCATGTTCGCCGACCCTGAAGTGAAGGCGATTCACTGCCTCCGCGGCGGCTGGGGATCGGCGCGGCTGCTGCCGCTCATCGACTTCGACGCCATCGCCCGTTCGCCGAAGATCCTGCTCGGCTACAGCGACATCACGGCGCTCGTGCTGTCGATGCACGCGCGCACGGGGCTCGTGACGTTTCACGGACCGAACGGCGCCTCACAGTGGAACCCGTTCAACGTGAGCTGGTTCACGCGCGTGCTCATGGACGGCGACGCAGTGACCTTCGAGAACATCCGCGAGGTCACCGAGAAGCACCTTACACAGGTCGAGCACCGCGTGCAGACGATCACGCCCGGCGTGGCGCGGGGCCGCCTGCTCGGCGGCAACCTCACGGTGCTGACGACCATCCTGGGATCGGACTACCTGCCCGACTGGCGCGACGCCGTCCTGTTTCTCGAGGACGTGAACGAAGCGCCCTACCGCGTCGACCGCATGCTGACGCAGCTCGGGCTCGCCGGCGTCCTGGCCCAGGCAAAGGCCGTGATCTGGGGGACGTGCGCGAAGTGCACGCCTGGCGAGGGGTACGGGTCGCTCACGATCACCGACGTGCTCGACGACCACGTGAAAACGCTCGGCGTGCCCGCGTGGCAGGGCGCCATGATCGGCCACATCGACCGGCAGTTCACGCTGCCGATCGGAGTGGAGGTCGAAGTCGACGCCACCGCAGGGACGATCCGGATGCTCGAACCGGCCGTCAGCTGACCGAGGGGATCACGGCGCGGCCGCCGGATCGGCCTCCATCACCTCGACCCGCTCGATGCGCTCGCCCTCGAGGAAGCCGTCGACGTGTTCCATCCCGCTCACGACCTCGGCGAACACGGTGTAGTCGTCGTCGAGGCGGACGTTGTCGACCAGGTTGATGTAGAACTGCGCGTCGCCGGTGTCGCGACCCCGCGTCGACAGGCCGACGGTGCCGCGCAGGTTGGAACGGCCGACCTCGTCGCGCGAGAACGGGCCATCGCCCCAGTACTCGTTGGCCCCCGGGCTCCCCCCCTGGACGACGAAGCCGGGGACGACGCGATGAAAGGTGAGGCCGTCGTAGTAACCGGCCTCGGCGAGGCGAAGGAAGCGGAAGGCGTTGAGCGGCGCCTCATCCGGCAGCAGCCGCAGCGCGACTCGCGCACCCGATGACATGTGCAAGGTGACGCTCACGTCCGCCATCCGGCGCAGGTCGGCGGCCGTGGGCAGCGGGCTGCGCGGTAACGGCTGCGGGCGCGGCTGCTGCGACTCGCCCGTCCAGGCCGAGAGCGTGTCGGCCGCCCTCGCAGCGACCAGCGGATCGAAGTCCCCGAGATAGGGGCGAAGCCAGTCGGCCCGTGGCGGTCCGGCGTGCTGTTTCAGGGCATCGACGAGCGCGAGCCGGATGTCACGCGACGTCTCGCGCTTCAGGCCCGTAACGCGGTCAAGGGCTTCGGCGAGGCCATCGGCCAGCCGCGGGTCGGCCGGCAGGGGCTCGACGAGCCGCGCAGTGGTGAGGACGAGCTGCGGGTCGTCACGGCCAAGCGCCGCGAGCAGAGTGGGCAGCGCCCCGGCGCCTCGCAGGTCGAGCAGCGGCCGAAGGGCCGCCTCTTGGACGTTGTCGACCGGGTCGCTGGCGAGGCGCTCGAGCGTGTCCCCGTCGCCAAGCGTCGCGGCGGCTCGTACGGCGGCCACGCGCACCTGCCAGACCTCGTCGCCCGCGAACGCCGCGAGTCTGTCGCGTGCCGTGTCGGGGTCGAGCGCAGCAAGC encodes:
- a CDS encoding ribbon-helix-helix protein, CopG family yields the protein MGFMAATVVRTTYALDADTVRRLEGLAREWNVSKSEALRRAIRAATASPAPDERVRALDELQASMRLTRESAQAWVRAVGAERRRSTNRRVARR
- a CDS encoding PIN domain-containing protein, which encodes MSVVPTAGTDAPRRPVRDSATSPVHLDTSFLINALVVDTWESRRLRRWLQQDTRIAVSAVAWAEFLCGPVSAEDRQRARTVVGMPLPLVEAEAARAAELFNMGGRRRGTLPDALIAAAALAAGAALATSNAADFGRFEREGLTVIAE
- a CDS encoding LD-carboxypeptidase, yielding MTLSRRSLLTSLPAATLAAAAAPLIASGLPAASTHQTDNRSTRLVRPPRLRPGDVVGLVDPASATWEPVDAEIAVESLAALGLKAKRGEHLLDRRGYFAGPDENRAKDLNRMFADPEVKAIHCLRGGWGSARLLPLIDFDAIARSPKILLGYSDITALVLSMHARTGLVTFHGPNGASQWNPFNVSWFTRVLMDGDAVTFENIREVTEKHLTQVEHRVQTITPGVARGRLLGGNLTVLTTILGSDYLPDWRDAVLFLEDVNEAPYRVDRMLTQLGLAGVLAQAKAVIWGTCAKCTPGEGYGSLTITDVLDDHVKTLGVPAWQGAMIGHIDRQFTLPIGVEVEVDATAGTIRMLEPAVS